A portion of the Bifidobacterium lemurum genome contains these proteins:
- a CDS encoding ABC transporter permease: MKYFARKLGFYVVALWAALTLNFFLPRIMPGDPVDIMVSRLAQKGQVTEATRQAIELLLGADDSVPLWQQYLNYFAQIFRGDLGVSVAYFPTPVATVISETLPWTVGLVGVSTIIAFLLGVTLGTIAGWKRGSWVDNLIPVTTLFQSIPYFWLALILLYVFALQIHAFPLYGGYDVWNVTPGLSWDFVGSVIRYGTLPALTIVISSVGGWMLGMRNMMVTTLSEDYILTAEAKGLSRGRIMRSYAARNAIMPSISGFAISLGFVVAGSVVAESVFSYPGIGFALLTAVQNNDYTLMQGIFLIITISVLGANLLMDLLYGVIDPRTRTQG, translated from the coding sequence ATGAAATATTTCGCTCGCAAACTGGGCTTCTACGTGGTGGCCCTCTGGGCGGCGCTGACGCTCAACTTCTTCCTGCCGCGCATCATGCCCGGCGATCCCGTCGACATCATGGTCTCCAGGCTCGCGCAGAAGGGCCAGGTCACCGAGGCGACCCGCCAGGCCATCGAACTGCTGCTGGGCGCGGACGACTCCGTGCCGCTGTGGCAGCAGTACCTCAACTACTTCGCGCAGATCTTCCGCGGCGACCTCGGCGTCTCCGTGGCCTATTTCCCTACGCCGGTGGCCACGGTCATCTCCGAGACCCTGCCCTGGACCGTCGGTCTGGTCGGCGTCTCCACCATCATCGCCTTCCTGCTGGGCGTCACCCTGGGCACCATCGCCGGATGGAAGCGCGGCAGCTGGGTGGACAACCTCATCCCCGTGACCACCCTGTTCCAGTCAATCCCCTACTTCTGGCTCGCGTTGATCCTGCTGTACGTGTTCGCGCTGCAGATCCACGCATTCCCCCTGTACGGCGGCTACGACGTATGGAACGTGACGCCGGGCCTGAGCTGGGACTTCGTCGGCTCCGTGATCCGCTACGGCACCCTGCCCGCCCTGACCATCGTGATCTCGTCGGTCGGTGGATGGATGCTCGGCATGCGCAACATGATGGTGACCACGCTCAGCGAGGACTACATCCTCACCGCCGAGGCGAAGGGCCTGTCCCGCGGGCGCATCATGCGCTCCTACGCCGCCCGCAACGCCATCATGCCGTCGATCTCCGGTTTCGCGATCTCGCTGGGATTCGTGGTGGCCGGCTCCGTGGTCGCCGAATCGGTGTTCTCCTATCCCGGCATCGGCTTCGCGCTGCTCACCGCCGTGCAGAACAACGACTACACGCTGATGCAGGGCATCTTCCTGATCATCACGATCTCCGTGCTCGGCGCCAACCTGCTGATGGATCTGCTGTACGGCGTCATCGATCCGCGCACCAGGACCCAGGGCTGA
- a CDS encoding ABC transporter permease, producing MSSTTATRKRATRKADSMLPPMTPKLGIGLGIVATIVLFGVFGPMVLGDPNAIDDIGLTGPSAQHWLGTTQTGQDVFTQLAYACRGSLFIGLTVGVLTVLLSSFVGIVGAYMGGAVDEIFSLLSNVMLVIPGLPLMIVIASYVPNKSAFLIACVLALTSWAGPSRVLRGFTMSVRSRDYVLAARVAGEKPWRVLFVEIFPNLIPLLASQAMSAVIAAILGEAGLSYLGLGATDSMTWGTMLYYAQNGMSLLMGAWWWFAPPGLCIALFGAALALINFSVDEIINPKLKAATRAQIKQWKREEKAGKARSDQRHAAALGAATAKEAIA from the coding sequence ATGTCATCCACAACCGCAACCCGCAAACGCGCAACCCGCAAAGCCGATTCGATGCTTCCCCCGATGACCCCCAAGCTGGGCATAGGCCTCGGCATCGTCGCGACGATCGTCCTGTTCGGCGTGTTCGGCCCCATGGTGCTGGGCGACCCCAATGCCATTGACGACATCGGTCTGACCGGCCCCAGCGCCCAGCACTGGCTGGGCACCACCCAGACCGGCCAGGACGTGTTCACCCAGCTGGCCTACGCCTGCCGCGGATCGCTGTTCATCGGCCTGACCGTGGGCGTGCTCACCGTGCTGCTGTCGAGCTTCGTCGGCATCGTGGGCGCCTACATGGGCGGCGCGGTCGACGAGATCTTCTCGCTGCTGTCGAATGTGATGCTCGTCATCCCCGGCCTGCCGCTGATGATCGTCATCGCCAGCTATGTGCCGAACAAGTCCGCGTTCCTCATCGCCTGCGTGCTCGCGCTCACCTCCTGGGCCGGACCGTCCCGCGTGCTGCGAGGCTTCACGATGTCGGTGCGCAGCAGGGACTACGTGCTCGCCGCCCGCGTGGCGGGTGAGAAGCCCTGGCGCGTGCTGTTCGTGGAGATTTTCCCGAACCTGATCCCGCTGCTCGCCTCCCAGGCGATGTCCGCGGTCATCGCGGCGATTCTGGGCGAGGCCGGTCTGTCCTACCTCGGTCTGGGCGCCACCGACTCCATGACCTGGGGCACCATGCTCTACTACGCGCAGAACGGCATGAGCCTGCTGATGGGCGCATGGTGGTGGTTCGCCCCTCCGGGCCTGTGCATCGCCCTGTTCGGCGCTGCTCTCGCGCTGATCAACTTCTCGGTGGACGAAATCATCAACCCCAAGCTCAAAGCCGCCACCCGCGCCCAGATCAAGCAGTGGAAGCGTGAGGAGAAGGCCGGCAAAGCCCGCTCCGACCAGCGCCACGCCGCCGCTCTCGGCGCCGCAACCGCAAAGGAGGCGATCGCATGA
- a CDS encoding ABC transporter ATP-binding protein: MTAQTSTIQPQTPSHEANPVLEIDDFCVEYRGEKTVQAVKHVSLSLGRGEVLGLAGESGCGKSTLAYGVNRLLKPPAVVTAGRVIFNSREGYPIDIRALEGDDLRMFRWEKISMVFQGAMNSLNPVKKIKDQLGDVFITHRPEMGRRERLNKCGELLERVGVSRDRLNSYPHELSGGMRQRVMIAMAMALDPQVMIMDEPTTALDVVVQREILREITRLKDELGFAVIFITHDLPLLLEISDRIAVMRQGEIVELNDAVEIYQHPQNEYTAKLLSSFPSLTGDRGSFIRTGSEDLESGTSPFAVKEA, from the coding sequence ATGACCGCGCAGACCTCAACAATCCAACCGCAGACTCCGTCCCACGAGGCGAATCCGGTGCTGGAGATCGACGACTTCTGCGTCGAATACCGTGGAGAGAAAACCGTGCAGGCCGTCAAGCATGTGAGTCTTTCGCTCGGCCGCGGCGAGGTGCTCGGCCTGGCCGGCGAGTCCGGTTGCGGCAAATCCACGCTGGCCTACGGCGTCAACCGCCTGCTCAAGCCTCCGGCGGTGGTGACCGCGGGCCGTGTGATCTTCAATTCGCGCGAGGGCTATCCGATCGACATCCGGGCCCTGGAGGGCGACGACCTGCGCATGTTCCGTTGGGAGAAGATCTCGATGGTGTTCCAAGGCGCGATGAACTCGCTCAACCCGGTCAAGAAGATCAAGGACCAGCTGGGCGACGTGTTCATCACCCACCGCCCGGAGATGGGACGCAGGGAACGCCTGAACAAGTGCGGCGAGCTGCTGGAGCGCGTCGGCGTGAGCCGCGACCGCCTCAACTCCTACCCGCACGAGCTGTCCGGCGGCATGCGCCAGCGCGTGATGATCGCCATGGCCATGGCGCTCGATCCGCAGGTGATGATCATGGACGAGCCGACCACCGCGTTGGACGTGGTGGTGCAGCGCGAGATCCTGCGCGAGATCACCCGCCTGAAGGACGAGCTCGGCTTCGCGGTGATCTTCATCACCCACGACCTGCCCCTGCTGCTCGAGATCTCCGACCGCATCGCCGTGATGCGCCAAGGCGAGATCGTCGAACTCAACGATGCGGTGGAGATCTACCAGCATCCGCAGAACGAGTACACCGCCAAGCTGCTGTCCAGCTTCCCGTCGCTGACCGGCGACCGCGGCTCGTTCATCCGCACCGGATCCGAAGACCTGGAAAGCGGCACCTCGCCGTTCGCCGTGAAGGAGGCGTGA
- a CDS encoding ABC transporter ATP-binding protein, which produces MSTLEVRDVVKEYTIRNGLKSSKLLASNHVSFTLESGKTIALVGQSGSGKSTIAKMVLGLESPTSGEILIDGEHPGKGRAAQRKFRKTVQMVFQDPYASLNPFHTVEHHIARPMKIHHPGMSNAEIHKRVLELLERVRLTPAEDFAGRLPGELSGGQRQRVAIARALAPEPSILIADEPVSALDVSIRLGVLNLLARLQREEHLGVLYITHDMATARHFSDEIMVMRKGQIVEHGPADEVILHPTDEYTKTLIGAAPDPDRRIAELTRQAA; this is translated from the coding sequence ATGAGCACCTTGGAAGTCAGGGACGTCGTCAAGGAATACACCATCCGCAACGGACTCAAGTCCTCGAAGCTGCTGGCCTCGAACCATGTGAGCTTCACGCTCGAATCCGGCAAGACCATCGCCCTGGTGGGGCAGTCGGGCTCCGGCAAGTCCACCATCGCCAAGATGGTGCTGGGATTGGAATCGCCCACCAGCGGCGAGATCCTCATCGACGGCGAGCATCCGGGCAAGGGGCGCGCGGCTCAGCGGAAATTCCGCAAAACCGTGCAGATGGTGTTCCAGGATCCGTACGCCTCGCTCAACCCATTCCACACGGTCGAGCACCATATCGCCCGTCCGATGAAGATCCACCACCCCGGCATGAGCAACGCGGAGATCCACAAGCGCGTGCTGGAACTGCTCGAACGCGTCCGCCTGACCCCGGCGGAGGACTTCGCCGGACGCCTGCCCGGCGAGCTGTCCGGCGGCCAACGCCAGCGCGTGGCCATCGCCCGCGCGCTGGCCCCCGAGCCGAGCATCCTCATCGCCGACGAGCCGGTCTCCGCTCTGGACGTGTCGATCCGACTCGGCGTGCTGAACCTGCTGGCCCGCCTGCAGCGCGAGGAGCATCTCGGCGTGCTGTACATCACCCACGACATGGCCACCGCGCGCCACTTCTCCGACGAGATCATGGTGATGCGCAAGGGGCAGATCGTGGAGCATGGGCCGGCGGACGAGGTGATCCTCCACCCGACCGACGAGTACACCAAGACGCTGATCGGCGCCGCGCCAGATCCGGACCGCCGCATCGCCGAACTGACACGCCAGGCCGCCTGA
- a CDS encoding glycoside hydrolase family 2 protein has protein sequence MTTTTLYRVPSTFAALRDGWTLTALNPQAAPAELRDRLAAGIPATVPGEATLDLLNAGLIDDPFDGDNETRQQWIGDIDWRFTCRFTWHDDGSDRHDLVAYGLDTIASVSLNGRPVGATANFHRSYRWDARGLLRDGENELTVSFASPVRESDRREQERGYYPHTEHHAFNQIRKPSYSFGWDWGIDVANAGIWREIGIDSWSGVRLDEVRPLVDVRPDGAGVLTVHVTVERAGEGRVMTPYDPRRTPAEVPVEIALTGHGESRTACCVVERGRSMGMAVVEVPDARLWWPLGYGDQPLYDVAVSAGEGAASWRGRVGFRSVRVDTRADEVGRPFQIYVNDVPVHARGYNWIPDDAFITRVSRADYERGMRDLVESNSNMVRVWGGGIYEADAFYDMCDELGVMVWQDFMLACAAYPEDAETREEVEAEARQAIARLSPHPSLTVWNGSNENYVAYSEWGGYKQSLRDDDRAANAYGYGEKPWGDHYYAELFPALLAELDPTHAYLPSSPMSFTQFTAANLDTDGTMHIWDAWNRADYRVYAEYKPRFADEFGYQAPPAFSTLTKVVHDKRLDPFGEQMLVHQKASGGNYKLARGMRSHLTPGNLNDVSFGGVVNGDPSDGEHSWLIPTDDWNDIEDWHWACQLQQAQAMRFGVEHMRSLEPVNAGALIWQLNDDWPVVSWAAVDFDGHRKPVWYASRDFFAPRLATIQPRVSEEYRATHSWEGVAVVADHLALVVLNDTREAWSGTWTVERRSLDGAVLASETHEVSLGAVSHATVALGRDVSTFGDPRNELVVATASDGAFARVIHNPAEVVDQRLTRAAEALRVEATAADGGYRLAVTANAYVRDLFCMVDKVDAHASVDGGMVSLLPGETVEWFVRSDADVEPDRFAAANVLRCANDLKR, from the coding sequence ATGACCACCACCACCTTGTACCGCGTGCCGTCCACCTTCGCCGCGTTGCGCGACGGATGGACGCTGACCGCGCTCAACCCGCAGGCCGCGCCGGCCGAACTGCGCGACCGTCTCGCCGCGGGCATCCCCGCAACCGTGCCGGGGGAGGCGACCTTGGACCTGCTCAACGCCGGTCTTATCGACGATCCGTTCGACGGCGACAACGAAACCCGCCAGCAGTGGATCGGCGACATCGACTGGCGGTTCACCTGCCGGTTCACCTGGCATGACGACGGCAGCGACCGCCACGATCTGGTCGCCTACGGTCTCGACACCATCGCCTCGGTCTCGCTGAACGGACGGCCGGTGGGCGCGACGGCGAACTTCCACCGTTCCTACCGCTGGGACGCGCGCGGCCTTCTGCGCGACGGCGAGAACGAGCTGACGGTGTCGTTCGCCTCGCCGGTGCGCGAATCCGATCGTCGCGAACAGGAGCGCGGCTATTATCCGCACACCGAACATCACGCGTTCAACCAGATCCGCAAGCCCAGCTACTCCTTCGGGTGGGACTGGGGTATCGATGTCGCCAACGCCGGCATCTGGCGTGAGATCGGCATCGACTCGTGGAGCGGCGTGCGTCTGGACGAGGTGCGTCCGTTGGTCGACGTCAGGCCGGACGGCGCCGGCGTGCTCACCGTGCATGTGACGGTCGAACGCGCCGGCGAAGGACGGGTGATGACGCCGTACGATCCGAGGCGCACGCCCGCCGAGGTGCCGGTGGAGATCGCTCTCACCGGACATGGCGAGAGCCGGACGGCCTGTTGCGTGGTGGAACGTGGCCGCTCCATGGGCATGGCGGTGGTCGAGGTCCCCGACGCGCGCCTGTGGTGGCCTCTCGGATACGGCGACCAGCCGTTGTACGACGTGGCCGTGTCCGCCGGCGAAGGCGCGGCGTCCTGGCGGGGACGGGTCGGCTTCCGCTCCGTGCGTGTCGACACCCGCGCCGACGAGGTCGGACGGCCCTTCCAGATCTACGTCAACGACGTGCCGGTGCACGCCCGCGGATACAACTGGATTCCCGACGACGCGTTCATCACGAGGGTGTCGCGCGCGGACTACGAACGCGGCATGAGGGATCTGGTCGAATCGAACTCCAATATGGTGCGCGTGTGGGGCGGCGGCATCTACGAGGCCGACGCGTTCTACGACATGTGCGATGAGCTGGGCGTGATGGTCTGGCAGGACTTCATGCTCGCCTGCGCGGCCTACCCGGAGGACGCCGAAACCCGCGAGGAGGTCGAGGCCGAGGCGCGGCAGGCCATCGCGCGGTTGAGTCCGCATCCGAGCCTGACGGTGTGGAACGGCTCGAACGAGAACTATGTGGCCTATAGCGAATGGGGCGGCTACAAGCAGTCCCTGCGTGACGACGACCGTGCCGCGAACGCCTACGGCTACGGCGAGAAACCGTGGGGCGACCACTACTATGCCGAACTGTTCCCCGCGCTGCTGGCCGAACTGGATCCGACGCACGCGTATCTGCCCAGCTCCCCGATGAGCTTCACCCAGTTCACGGCGGCCAACCTCGACACCGACGGCACCATGCATATCTGGGACGCGTGGAACCGCGCCGACTATCGCGTGTACGCCGAGTACAAGCCGCGTTTCGCCGATGAGTTCGGCTATCAGGCGCCGCCGGCGTTCAGCACGCTGACCAAGGTGGTGCATGATAAGCGTCTGGATCCGTTCGGCGAGCAGATGCTGGTGCATCAGAAGGCGTCGGGCGGCAACTACAAGCTGGCCCGGGGCATGCGTTCCCATCTGACGCCGGGCAATCTGAACGACGTGAGCTTCGGCGGCGTGGTGAACGGCGATCCGTCCGACGGCGAGCACAGCTGGCTGATCCCCACCGACGACTGGAACGACATCGAGGACTGGCATTGGGCGTGCCAGCTGCAGCAGGCCCAGGCCATGCGCTTCGGCGTGGAGCATATGCGCTCCTTGGAACCGGTGAACGCCGGCGCGCTGATCTGGCAGCTGAACGACGATTGGCCTGTGGTGAGCTGGGCCGCGGTGGACTTCGACGGTCACCGCAAGCCGGTGTGGTACGCGTCCCGCGACTTCTTCGCGCCCCGACTGGCGACGATCCAGCCCCGCGTCAGCGAGGAGTACCGCGCGACCCACAGTTGGGAGGGGGTCGCGGTCGTGGCCGACCATCTTGCGCTGGTGGTGCTGAACGACACCCGTGAGGCGTGGTCCGGCACTTGGACGGTGGAACGCCGTTCATTGGACGGCGCGGTGCTCGCCAGCGAAACCCATGAGGTGTCGCTGGGCGCAGTGTCGCATGCGACCGTCGCGCTGGGACGCGATGTCTCGACCTTCGGCGATCCGCGGAACGAGCTTGTGGTGGCCACGGCCTCGGACGGGGCGTTCGCGCGTGTCATCCACAATCCGGCCGAGGTCGTCGACCAGCGGCTGACGCGCGCGGCCGAGGCGTTGCGCGTCGAGGCCACGGCGGCCGATGGCGGCTACAGGCTGGCCGTGACGGCGAACGCGTATGTGCGCGACCTGTTCTGCATGGTGGATAAGGTCGACGCCCATGCGTCGGTCGATGGGGGCATGGTCTCCCTGTTGCCGGGGGAGACGGTGGAATGGTTCGTCCGTTCCGACGCCGACGTCGAACCTGACCGTTTCGCCGCGGCGAACGTGCTGCGCTGCGCCAATGATCTGAAGCGATAG
- a CDS encoding LacI family DNA-binding transcriptional regulator, with product MPAQKSKVTIFDVAKASGVSSSAVSYALNGKPGVSEETRAKVLDIARELGWKPNGAAQALAKARTRRIGLVLGYDPKLLAVESYMMELLSGLSAELERHDYALLLRMAVGRDAKIAIIKDWIATGSVDGLLLLNLEIGDPNVELLKGHPEMPVLALADPSLTGGLPTLSSDDAGAVDMAMRYLAELGHTRVARVAGPEALGHSYIRDAAFSQITAELGITYRCLHTDYTPESGAEATKLLLSLTPRPTAIIYDNDVMALSGLGVATGAGVSVPGELSLMSWDDSFMCTAAYPNITAMGRDVVGSGRQAAQLLLKLVDGGEVGCVEESPYQLRARASTAAPQA from the coding sequence ATGCCGGCGCAGAAAAGCAAGGTGACGATTTTCGACGTGGCCAAGGCCTCCGGCGTGTCCAGCAGCGCGGTGTCGTATGCGTTGAATGGCAAGCCGGGCGTGTCCGAGGAGACGCGCGCCAAAGTGCTGGACATCGCGCGCGAGCTGGGATGGAAGCCCAACGGCGCGGCCCAGGCGCTGGCCAAGGCGCGTACGCGGCGAATCGGCCTGGTGCTGGGATACGATCCGAAACTGCTGGCCGTGGAATCGTACATGATGGAGCTGCTGTCCGGTCTCAGCGCGGAGTTGGAGCGGCACGACTATGCCCTGTTGCTGCGTATGGCGGTTGGCCGCGACGCGAAGATCGCCATTATCAAGGATTGGATCGCCACGGGCAGCGTGGATGGTCTGCTGCTGCTCAATCTGGAGATCGGCGATCCGAACGTCGAGCTGCTGAAGGGGCACCCGGAGATGCCGGTGCTGGCATTGGCCGACCCCTCACTGACCGGTGGATTGCCGACGTTGAGCAGCGATGATGCCGGTGCCGTGGACATGGCGATGCGTTATCTCGCGGAGCTGGGGCACACCCGCGTCGCCCGTGTGGCGGGGCCGGAGGCGTTGGGTCATTCGTATATCCGAGATGCCGCGTTTTCGCAGATCACCGCCGAACTGGGCATCACCTACCGGTGCCTGCACACGGACTATACGCCGGAAAGCGGCGCTGAGGCCACCAAACTGCTGCTGAGCCTGACTCCTCGTCCGACCGCGATCATTTATGACAACGATGTGATGGCGTTGTCGGGATTGGGCGTGGCGACGGGAGCGGGTGTGTCCGTGCCGGGCGAACTGTCGCTGATGTCATGGGATGATTCGTTCATGTGCACGGCCGCCTATCCCAACATCACGGCGATGGGCCGCGACGTGGTCGGGTCGGGACGGCAGGCCGCCCAGCTGCTGCTCAAACTCGTCGATGGCGGGGAAGTCGGTTGCGTGGAGGAATCTCCGTATCAATTGCGGGCGCGCGCCTCCACCGCGGCGCCGCAGGCGTAG